A DNA window from Streptomyces parvus contains the following coding sequences:
- a CDS encoding YbjQ family protein — protein MGIEEFGGGQTAQADVLVVTTNDVPGYQVTQVIGEVFGLTVRSRHLGSQIGAGLKSMIGGELKGLTKTLVETRNQAMERLVEQARVRGANAVLMMRFDVTEAADVGTEVCAYGTAAVISKV, from the coding sequence ATGGGCATTGAGGAATTCGGCGGCGGCCAGACGGCACAGGCGGACGTGCTGGTCGTCACCACGAACGACGTGCCCGGCTACCAGGTGACCCAGGTCATCGGCGAGGTCTTCGGGCTGACCGTACGGTCGCGGCACCTCGGCAGCCAGATCGGGGCCGGGCTGAAGTCGATGATCGGCGGCGAGCTGAAGGGGCTGACCAAGACGCTGGTCGAGACCCGTAACCAGGCGATGGAGCGGCTCGTGGAGCAGGCGCGGGTCCGGGGCGCCAACGCGGTCCTGATGATGCGCTTCGACGTGACCGAGGCGGCGGACGTGGGCACGGAGGTCTGCGCGTACGGGACGGCGGCGGTGATCAGCAAGGTGTGA
- a CDS encoding DedA family protein, which translates to MNTLALGPSWLDPDYLLNTFGLPGLLLIVFAESGLLIGFFLPGDSLLFTTGLLVTTGQLKYPLWLVCTLIAVAAIVGDQVGYLFGRKVGPALFKRPDSRLFKQENVEKAHEFFEKHGPKSLVLARFVPIVRTFTPIIAGVSRMNYRSFITYNIVGAVLWGVGVTVLGALLGKIDFVHEHIEMILILIVLISVVPIVIEVLRARSQGKKAAVAEAGDGSGRPPGGSGPSSGQRGRHAKR; encoded by the coding sequence TTGAATACGCTTGCGCTCGGACCGAGCTGGCTGGACCCGGACTATCTGCTCAACACGTTCGGGCTCCCCGGCCTGCTCCTCATCGTCTTCGCCGAGTCCGGCCTCCTGATCGGGTTCTTCCTGCCCGGCGACTCGCTGCTGTTCACCACGGGTCTGCTGGTGACCACGGGACAGCTGAAGTACCCGCTCTGGCTGGTCTGCACGCTGATCGCGGTGGCCGCGATCGTCGGCGACCAGGTGGGCTATCTCTTCGGCCGCAAGGTCGGCCCCGCCCTCTTCAAGCGCCCCGACTCCCGCCTCTTCAAGCAGGAGAACGTGGAGAAGGCCCACGAGTTCTTCGAGAAGCACGGCCCGAAGTCCCTGGTCCTGGCGCGCTTCGTGCCCATCGTGCGTACGTTCACGCCGATCATCGCGGGCGTCAGCCGGATGAACTACCGCTCCTTCATCACGTACAACATCGTCGGCGCGGTCCTCTGGGGCGTCGGCGTCACCGTGCTCGGAGCCCTCCTCGGCAAGATCGACTTCGTGCACGAGCACATCGAGATGATCCTCATCCTGATCGTGCTCATCTCCGTCGTGCCGATCGTGATCGAGGTGCTGCGGGCCCGCAGCCAGGGCAAGAAGGCCGCCGTGGCCGAGGCGGGCGACGGCTCCGGCCGCCCCCCGGGCGGTAGCGGCCCCTCCTCCGGCCAGCGCGGCCGGCACGCCAAGCGCTGA
- the dacB gene encoding D-alanyl-D-alanine carboxypeptidase/D-alanyl-D-alanine-endopeptidase, whose protein sequence is MRPSDRWGGPKILTKKRNGAYTWQVIAGSATLGLVVATGAVLAAGPWDNGQRKAERALAAAGDRTGGAHHGRPTPEGPRPAPSAPAVLPALGTTTHDAPQDPAALRDTLAPLIGAPGLGDKVAASVIDTATGEQLYGQGATAPMTPASTIKIATATAALSVLGPDHRITTTAALSPDSRTLTLVGGGDPTLSRAALREMAADAAEALREEDQDSVRLTYDISRYTGPVLHPISPNENIAPVTALMVNEGRVNDTDRGPAKRTEDPAGDAARTFAATLKKAGVKVTGAPREARAADEARTVATHRSAPLAALVERTLTNSDNDIAEALARQTAIAKGESASFAGARRAVTNELRKLKVPVAGARFADGSGLDRKDRVTPALLTALLARVADPDRPGLRPVFTGLPIAGFSGTLGGRYAPDAEGTGLIRAKTGTLLGVNSLAGTVVDRQGRLLAFAFLASGSRHATEAEPALDALATALAGTGG, encoded by the coding sequence ATGCGCCCCTCGGACCGGTGGGGCGGGCCGAAGATCCTGACGAAGAAGCGCAACGGGGCGTACACCTGGCAGGTGATCGCAGGCTCCGCAACGCTCGGCCTGGTCGTCGCAACCGGCGCCGTCCTCGCCGCCGGCCCCTGGGACAACGGTCAGCGTAAGGCCGAGCGGGCACTGGCAGCCGCCGGTGACCGCACAGGTGGCGCACATCACGGACGCCCGACGCCCGAGGGCCCCCGCCCGGCCCCCAGCGCCCCGGCCGTCCTGCCCGCCCTCGGCACCACCACCCACGACGCTCCCCAGGACCCCGCCGCGCTCCGCGACACCCTCGCCCCGCTCATCGGCGCGCCCGGCCTCGGCGACAAGGTCGCCGCGTCCGTCATCGACACCGCCACCGGCGAGCAGCTGTACGGGCAGGGCGCCACCGCCCCGATGACCCCGGCCTCCACCATCAAGATCGCCACCGCCACCGCGGCCCTCTCCGTCCTCGGCCCCGACCACCGCATCACGACCACCGCCGCGCTGTCCCCCGACTCCCGCACCCTCACCCTCGTCGGCGGCGGCGACCCCACGCTCAGCAGGGCGGCCCTGCGCGAGATGGCCGCCGACGCCGCCGAGGCTCTGCGCGAGGAGGACCAGGACTCCGTACGGCTCACGTACGACATCTCCCGCTACACCGGCCCCGTGCTCCACCCGATCAGCCCCAACGAGAACATCGCGCCCGTCACCGCCCTGATGGTCAACGAGGGCCGCGTCAACGACACGGACCGCGGACCCGCCAAGCGCACCGAAGACCCCGCGGGCGACGCCGCCCGCACCTTCGCCGCAACGCTGAAGAAGGCGGGCGTCAAGGTCACCGGCGCCCCCCGCGAGGCCCGAGCCGCCGACGAGGCCCGCACCGTCGCCACCCACCGCTCCGCCCCGCTCGCCGCCCTCGTCGAGCGCACCCTCACCAACAGCGACAACGACATCGCCGAGGCCCTCGCCCGGCAGACCGCCATCGCCAAGGGCGAGAGCGCCTCGTTCGCCGGGGCCCGCCGCGCCGTCACCAACGAGTTGAGGAAGCTCAAGGTCCCGGTGGCCGGCGCCCGCTTCGCCGACGGCAGCGGCCTGGACCGCAAGGACCGGGTCACCCCCGCCCTCCTCACCGCGCTCCTCGCCCGCGTCGCCGACCCCGACCGCCCCGGACTCCGCCCGGTCTTCACCGGCCTCCCGATCGCCGGCTTCAGCGGCACCCTCGGCGGCCGGTACGCGCCGGACGCCGAAGGCACCGGCCTGATCCGCGCCAAGACCGGCACCCTCCTGGGCGTCAACTCCCTCGCCGGCACCGTCGTCGACCGCCAGGGCCGCCTGCTCGCCTTCGCCTTCCTCGCCTCCGGCAGCCGCCACGCGACCGAGGCCGAACCCGCCCTCGACGCCCTGGCCACCGCACTCGCCGGAACAGGCGGCTGA
- a CDS encoding zinc-dependent metalloprotease: MTSIGGAQMVDWNLAVATATRLVRPGPDISREEARAVVAELRRHAKASEEHVRLFTRMIPEGAEPEDTPVLVVDRPGWIRANVAGFRELLQPLLAKMESRRSGGPGGAVLGAVGGKVTGVELGMLLSFLASRVLGQYETFAPATRELPASADGGGRLLLVAPNIVHVERELDVDPHDFRLWVALHEETHRTQFTGVPWLRDHLRGEIQTFLDETDVDPTTFLERLREAAQSLSGGRPEGEQGESDTRSLVDIVQTPAQREVLGRLTAVMSLLEGHADYVMDGVGPDVVGSVSEIREKFQQRRAQGAGRLDQALRKLLGLDAKLRQYKDGEKFVRSVVDEVGMDGFNRVWTSPNTLPTKAEIAKPADWVARVHRKAES; encoded by the coding sequence ATGACGAGCATCGGTGGTGCCCAGATGGTCGACTGGAATCTCGCGGTGGCGACCGCGACCCGACTCGTGCGGCCCGGACCCGACATCAGCCGCGAGGAAGCGCGCGCCGTCGTCGCGGAGCTCCGGCGGCACGCCAAAGCCTCCGAGGAGCACGTCCGGCTCTTCACCCGGATGATCCCCGAAGGCGCCGAACCCGAGGACACCCCCGTCCTCGTCGTCGACCGCCCCGGCTGGATCAGGGCCAACGTCGCCGGCTTCCGCGAACTCCTCCAGCCCCTGCTCGCCAAGATGGAGAGCCGCCGCTCCGGCGGACCCGGCGGCGCCGTCCTCGGCGCGGTCGGCGGCAAGGTCACCGGCGTCGAACTGGGCATGCTGCTCTCGTTCCTCGCCTCCCGGGTGCTCGGCCAGTACGAGACGTTCGCCCCCGCCACCAGAGAGCTGCCCGCCTCCGCCGACGGCGGCGGCCGGCTCCTTCTCGTCGCCCCCAACATCGTCCACGTCGAACGCGAGCTGGACGTCGACCCGCACGACTTCCGGCTCTGGGTCGCCCTCCACGAGGAGACCCACCGCACCCAGTTCACCGGCGTGCCCTGGCTCCGCGACCACCTCCGGGGCGAGATCCAGACGTTCCTCGACGAGACCGACGTCGACCCGACGACCTTCCTGGAACGCCTCCGCGAGGCCGCCCAGTCCCTCTCCGGCGGCCGCCCCGAGGGCGAACAGGGCGAGAGCGACACCCGCAGCCTCGTCGACATCGTCCAGACCCCCGCCCAGCGCGAGGTCCTCGGCCGCCTCACCGCCGTCATGTCCCTCCTCGAAGGACACGCCGACTACGTCATGGACGGCGTCGGCCCCGACGTCGTCGGCTCCGTCTCCGAGATCCGGGAGAAGTTCCAGCAGCGCCGCGCCCAGGGCGCCGGCCGCCTCGACCAGGCCCTGCGCAAGCTCCTCGGCCTCGACGCCAAGCTCCGCCAGTACAAGGACGGCGAGAAGTTCGTACGGTCGGTCGTCGACGAGGTCGGCATGGACGGCTTCAACCGCGTCTGGACCTCGCCCAACACCCTCCCGACCAAGGCCGAGATCGCCAAGCCCGCCGATTGGGTCGCGCGCGTGCACCGTAAGGCCGAATCCTGA
- the tilS gene encoding tRNA lysidine(34) synthetase TilS, which yields MGPHPAVAAIRLAVRRVLHDVITEFQRNAGHDRPAEAARRPAHAAGSPYAEAGAAGSSRTALPERPDTPLVLVACSGGADSMALASALAFEARKLDVRAGGITVDHNLQPGSALRAAEVVTRLTAMDLDPVEAVAVHVGREGGPEAAARDARYAALDAAAERHGAAAVLLGHTRDDQAETVLLGLARGSGIRSLSGMAAASGPAGRYRRPFLQLDRQTARKACLVQSIPVWDDPHNIDPAYTRSRLRHEGLPALEKALGKGVVEALARTAQLSRDDADALDTWAAEAEVSVRDETGRLECAGLYALPPAVRRRVLRRALIEAGSPAGSLFARHLEEVDRLITGWRGQRAINLPGRVEALRQGGRLVIRQS from the coding sequence ATGGGTCCCCATCCTGCGGTCGCGGCGATACGCCTGGCGGTCCGCCGCGTACTCCACGACGTCATCACCGAATTCCAGCGGAACGCCGGCCACGACCGGCCCGCCGAAGCGGCCAGGCGCCCCGCGCACGCCGCCGGCTCCCCCTACGCCGAGGCCGGCGCCGCGGGCAGCTCCCGCACCGCCCTCCCCGAACGGCCCGACACCCCGCTCGTCCTCGTCGCCTGCTCCGGCGGCGCCGACTCCATGGCACTCGCCTCCGCGCTCGCCTTCGAGGCCCGCAAGCTCGACGTCCGGGCCGGCGGCATCACCGTCGACCACAACCTCCAGCCGGGCTCCGCCCTCCGCGCCGCCGAGGTCGTCACCCGGCTCACCGCCATGGACCTCGACCCCGTCGAGGCCGTCGCCGTGCACGTCGGACGCGAGGGCGGCCCCGAGGCCGCCGCCCGCGACGCCCGCTACGCCGCGCTGGACGCCGCCGCCGAACGCCACGGCGCCGCCGCCGTCCTCCTCGGCCACACCCGCGACGACCAGGCCGAGACCGTCCTCCTCGGCCTCGCCCGCGGCTCCGGCATCCGCTCGCTCTCCGGCATGGCCGCCGCCTCCGGACCGGCCGGCCGCTACCGGCGCCCCTTCCTCCAGCTCGACCGGCAGACCGCCCGCAAGGCCTGCCTGGTCCAGTCGATCCCCGTCTGGGACGACCCGCACAACATCGACCCCGCCTACACCCGCTCGCGGCTCCGCCACGAAGGGCTGCCCGCCCTGGAGAAGGCGCTCGGCAAAGGTGTCGTCGAAGCCCTCGCCCGCACCGCCCAGCTCTCCCGCGACGACGCCGACGCCCTGGACACCTGGGCCGCCGAGGCCGAGGTGTCCGTCCGCGACGAGACCGGCCGCCTGGAGTGCGCGGGGCTCTACGCCCTGCCCCCCGCCGTACGCCGCCGGGTGCTGCGCCGCGCCCTGATCGAGGCCGGGTCGCCCGCCGGCTCCCTCTTCGCCCGGCACCTCGAAGAAGTCGACCGCCTGATCACCGGCTGGCGCGGCCAGCGGGCCATCAACCTGCCCGGCCGCGTCGAGGCGCTGCGGCAGGGTGGCAGACTGGTCATTCGGCAGAGCTGA
- the ftsH gene encoding ATP-dependent zinc metalloprotease FtsH: MDVKRYFRGPVIWIVLAVLAVVVLMQVVGSSGGYKTVDTGKVIQAISKDQVEQAKLTTGDEQILKIELKDGQKLEGESGSKFQASYIGNQGVELADTLQTKFEAGDIEKGYTVSPSKQSPFVSILLSLLPFVLIVVVFLFLMNQMQGGGSKVMQFGKSKAKLITKDTPKTTFADVAGSDEAVEELHEIKEFLQEPAKFQAVGAKIPKGVLLYGPPGTGKTLLARAVAGEAGVPFYSISGSDFVEMFVGVGASRVRDLFEQAKANAPAIVFVDEIDAVGRHRGAGMGGGHDEREQTLNQLLVEMDGFDVKGGVILIAATNRPDILDPALLRPGRFDRQIAVDRPDMQGRLEILKVHQKGKPVAEGVDLGAVARRTPGFTGADLSNVLNEAALLTARSNKKLIDNESLDEAIDRVVAGPQKRTRIMSEKEKKITAYHEGGHALVAAASPQSDPVHKITILSRGRALGYTMVLPEEDKYSTTRNEMLDQLAYMLGGRAAEELVFHDPTTGAANDIEKATATARAMVTQYGMTERLGAIKFGGDNSEPFLGREMGHQRDYSEEVAALVDEEVKKLIETAHNDAWEILVENRDILDALVLELLEKETLGKDEIAEIFAPIVKRPARPAWTGSARRTPSTRPPVLSPKELALTNGSANGSATPPEIAPTGLTKDIAPSTEAIPEDRPDNNS, translated from the coding sequence ATGGACGTGAAGCGATACTTCCGTGGGCCGGTCATCTGGATCGTGCTGGCCGTCCTCGCCGTGGTCGTGTTGATGCAGGTCGTCGGCTCGTCGGGCGGCTACAAGACGGTGGACACCGGCAAGGTGATCCAGGCGATCAGCAAGGACCAGGTGGAGCAGGCAAAGCTGACCACCGGTGACGAACAAATCCTCAAGATCGAACTGAAGGACGGCCAGAAGCTCGAAGGCGAGTCCGGCAGCAAGTTCCAGGCGAGCTACATCGGCAACCAGGGCGTCGAGCTCGCCGACACGCTGCAGACGAAGTTCGAGGCGGGTGACATCGAGAAGGGTTACACCGTCTCGCCGTCGAAGCAGTCCCCGTTCGTCTCGATCCTCCTCTCGCTGCTGCCCTTCGTCCTCATCGTGGTCGTCTTCCTGTTTCTGATGAATCAGATGCAGGGCGGCGGTTCCAAGGTCATGCAGTTCGGCAAGTCCAAGGCCAAGCTGATCACCAAGGACACCCCCAAGACGACCTTCGCCGATGTGGCGGGGTCCGACGAGGCCGTCGAGGAGCTCCACGAGATCAAGGAGTTCCTCCAGGAGCCGGCGAAGTTCCAGGCCGTCGGCGCCAAGATCCCCAAGGGCGTCCTGCTCTACGGCCCGCCCGGTACGGGCAAGACGCTGCTCGCCCGGGCCGTCGCCGGCGAGGCGGGCGTCCCGTTCTACTCGATCTCCGGTTCCGACTTCGTCGAGATGTTCGTCGGTGTCGGTGCCTCCCGGGTGCGTGACCTCTTCGAACAGGCCAAGGCGAACGCCCCGGCGATCGTCTTCGTCGACGAGATCGACGCCGTCGGCCGCCACCGCGGCGCCGGCATGGGCGGCGGTCACGACGAGCGCGAGCAGACGCTCAACCAGCTGCTCGTCGAGATGGACGGGTTCGACGTGAAGGGCGGCGTCATCCTGATCGCCGCCACGAACCGCCCGGACATCCTCGACCCGGCGCTCCTGCGCCCGGGCCGCTTCGACCGGCAGATCGCGGTCGACCGCCCCGACATGCAGGGCCGCCTGGAGATCCTCAAGGTGCACCAGAAGGGCAAGCCCGTGGCGGAGGGCGTCGACCTCGGCGCCGTCGCCCGGCGCACGCCCGGCTTCACCGGCGCCGACCTGTCGAACGTGCTGAACGAAGCGGCGCTCCTGACGGCGCGCAGCAACAAGAAGCTCATCGACAACGAGAGCCTCGACGAGGCGATCGACCGCGTCGTGGCGGGCCCGCAGAAGCGGACCCGGATCATGTCCGAGAAGGAGAAGAAGATCACCGCGTACCACGAGGGCGGACACGCCCTGGTCGCGGCGGCCTCCCCCCAGTCGGACCCGGTCCACAAGATCACGATCCTCTCCCGCGGCCGCGCCCTCGGTTACACGATGGTGCTCCCGGAGGAGGACAAGTACTCCACGACCCGCAACGAGATGCTCGACCAGCTGGCATACATGCTGGGCGGGCGCGCGGCCGAGGAGCTGGTCTTCCACGACCCGACGACCGGTGCGGCGAACGACATCGAGAAGGCCACGGCGACGGCCCGCGCGATGGTCACGCAGTACGGCATGACGGAGCGCCTCGGCGCGATCAAGTTCGGCGGCGACAACTCGGAGCCCTTCCTGGGCCGCGAGATGGGCCACCAGCGCGACTACTCGGAAGAAGTCGCGGCCCTGGTCGACGAGGAGGTCAAGAAGCTCATCGAGACCGCCCACAACGACGCGTGGGAGATCCTCGTCGAGAACCGCGACATCCTCGACGCCCTGGTGCTCGAACTGCTGGAGAAGGAGACGCTCGGCAAGGACGAGATCGCCGAGATCTTCGCCCCCATCGTCAAGCGCCCCGCCCGCCCGGCCTGGACCGGATCCGCCCGGCGCACCCCGTCGACGCGGCCCCCGGTGCTCTCGCCCAAGGAGCTGGCCCTCACCAACGGCAGCGCCAACGGCTCGGCCACCCCGCCGGAGATCGCCCCGACGGGCCTGACCAAGGACATCGCCCCGTCCACCGAGGCGATCCCCGAGGACCGTCCGGACAACAACAGCTAG
- the hpt gene encoding hypoxanthine phosphoribosyltransferase yields the protein MGTDLQSVLLTKEEIDAKLVELAAKIDAEYAGKDLLIVGVLKGAVMVMADLARALSTPVTMDWMAVSSYGAGTQSSGVVRILKDLDTDIKGKHVLIVEDIIDSGLTLSWLLSNLGSREPASLEVCTLLRKPDAAKVAIDVKWIGFDIPNEFVVGYGLDYAEKYRNLPFVGTLAPHVYGG from the coding sequence ATGGGTACCGACCTTCAGTCGGTGCTCCTCACCAAGGAAGAGATCGACGCGAAGCTCGTCGAGCTGGCCGCGAAGATCGACGCGGAGTACGCGGGCAAGGACCTGCTGATCGTCGGCGTCCTCAAGGGCGCGGTGATGGTCATGGCGGACCTGGCGCGCGCGCTGTCCACCCCCGTCACGATGGACTGGATGGCCGTCTCCTCGTACGGGGCGGGCACCCAGTCCTCCGGCGTCGTGCGGATCCTCAAGGACCTCGACACCGACATCAAGGGCAAGCACGTCCTGATCGTCGAGGACATCATCGACTCCGGGCTGACGCTGTCCTGGCTGCTGTCCAACCTGGGCTCCCGGGAACCAGCCTCGCTGGAGGTGTGCACCCTGCTGCGCAAGCCGGATGCCGCAAAGGTCGCGATCGACGTGAAGTGGATCGGTTTCGACATCCCCAACGAGTTCGTCGTCGGCTACGGGCTGGACTACGCGGAGAAGTACCGCAACCTGCCCTTCGTCGGCACCCTGGCCCCGCACGTCTACGGCGGCTGA
- a CDS encoding threonine/serine exporter ThrE family protein: MVAESGGPEDQKPQSDEARSAFAPPAGTMHPVSPPEEDHPTSEFAIPTGVQPEPHGPAGSGGGSGGGSNSDTLSSAFTPPSTYTAQQSPPAFTPAQGIPMVKLTKEAPWQDRMRTMLRMPVTERPAAESIQRTDDDTGPAVPRVLDLTLRIGELLLAGGEGAEDVEAAMFAVTRSYGLDRSEPTVTFTLLSISHQPSLVDDPVTASRTVRRRGTDYTRLAAVFRLVDDITSADTEVSLEEAYRRLAEIRRNRHPYPGWVLTAAAGLLAGSASVLVGGGFLVFLVAAAGAMLGDRLAWLCAGRGLPEFYQFTVAAMPPAAMGVALTLTHSTDVRPSAVITGGLFALLPGRALVAGVQDGLTGYYITASARLLEVMYFFIGIVAGVLIVLYLGLQLGAQLNPEARFTPYNEPVVQILASMALSLAFAVLLQQERSTVLAVTLNGGVAWIIFGAMARTGDISPVAATAVAAGLVGLFGQLFSRYRFHSSLPYITAAIGPLLPGSATYFGLLGVAQNELDTGLASLSTAVATALAIAIGVNLGSEISRLFMGAPGAIGGASRRAAKRTRGF, translated from the coding sequence GTGGTGGCGGAATCGGGCGGTCCTGAGGACCAGAAGCCCCAGTCCGACGAGGCGCGGAGCGCTTTCGCTCCGCCCGCCGGGACGATGCATCCGGTGTCGCCGCCCGAGGAGGACCACCCGACGTCGGAGTTCGCGATCCCGACCGGGGTGCAGCCGGAACCGCACGGTCCGGCCGGCTCGGGCGGGGGCTCCGGGGGCGGTTCGAACTCCGACACGCTGAGTTCCGCTTTCACCCCGCCGAGCACGTACACGGCCCAGCAGTCACCGCCCGCCTTCACCCCGGCGCAGGGCATTCCGATGGTCAAGCTGACCAAGGAGGCGCCCTGGCAGGACCGGATGCGCACGATGCTGCGGATGCCGGTGACCGAGCGTCCCGCGGCCGAGTCGATCCAGCGCACCGACGACGACACGGGTCCGGCCGTGCCGCGCGTGCTCGACCTGACGCTGCGTATCGGGGAGCTGCTGCTGGCGGGCGGCGAGGGCGCCGAGGACGTCGAGGCGGCGATGTTCGCGGTGACCCGGTCCTACGGCCTGGACCGCAGCGAGCCGACGGTCACGTTCACCCTGCTGTCCATCTCGCACCAGCCGTCGCTGGTCGACGACCCCGTGACGGCGAGCCGCACCGTACGCCGCCGGGGCACCGACTACACCCGCCTGGCCGCGGTGTTCCGGCTGGTCGACGACATCACGAGCGCGGACACCGAGGTGTCGCTGGAGGAGGCCTACCGGCGGCTCGCGGAGATCCGCCGTAACCGTCACCCGTACCCGGGCTGGGTGCTGACGGCGGCCGCCGGGCTGCTGGCCGGTTCGGCCTCCGTACTGGTCGGCGGTGGGTTCCTGGTGTTCCTGGTGGCGGCGGCGGGCGCGATGCTCGGCGACCGGCTGGCGTGGCTGTGCGCCGGGCGCGGGCTGCCGGAGTTCTACCAGTTCACGGTGGCCGCGATGCCGCCCGCCGCGATGGGGGTGGCCCTGACCCTGACCCATTCGACGGACGTCCGCCCCTCCGCGGTGATCACCGGTGGGCTGTTCGCGCTGCTGCCGGGGCGGGCGCTGGTGGCGGGCGTCCAGGACGGGCTGACCGGTTACTACATCACCGCCTCGGCCCGGCTGCTCGAAGTCATGTACTTCTTCATCGGGATCGTCGCGGGCGTCCTGATCGTCCTCTACCTGGGGCTCCAGCTGGGGGCGCAGCTCAACCCCGAGGCCCGGTTCACGCCGTACAACGAGCCGGTGGTCCAGATCCTGGCGTCGATGGCGCTGAGCCTCGCCTTCGCCGTGCTGCTCCAGCAGGAGCGGTCGACCGTGCTGGCGGTCACCCTGAACGGCGGGGTGGCCTGGATCATCTTCGGGGCGATGGCCCGGACCGGGGACATCTCGCCGGTCGCGGCGACGGCGGTGGCGGCCGGTCTGGTGGGCCTGTTCGGCCAGCTGTTCTCGCGCTACCGGTTCCACTCCTCGCTGCCGTACATCACGGCGGCGATCGGGCCGCTGCTGCCCGGTTCGGCGACGTACTTCGGTCTGCTGGGCGTGGCGCAGAACGAGCTGGACACCGGGCTGGCCTCGCTGTCGACGGCGGTCGCGACGGCGCTGGCCATCGCGATCGGGGTGAACCTGGGGAGCGAGATCTCGCGGCTGTTCATGGGGGCGCCGGGCGCGATCGGCGGGGCGAGCCGCCGGGCGGCGAAGCGGACCAGGGGGTTCTGA
- a CDS encoding inorganic diphosphatase, whose product MEFDVTIEIPKGSRNKYEVDHETGRIRLDRRLFTSTSYPADYGFVENTLGEDGDPLDALVILDEPTFPGCLIKCRAIGMFRMTDEAGGDDKLLCVPASDPRVEHLRDIHHVSEFDRLEIQHFFEVYKDLEPGKSVEGADWVGRAEAEAEIEASYKRLEAQGGAH is encoded by the coding sequence GTGGAGTTCGACGTCACCATCGAGATCCCGAAGGGTTCGCGGAACAAGTACGAGGTGGACCACGAGACCGGTCGGATCCGCCTGGACCGTCGACTCTTCACCTCGACCAGCTACCCGGCCGACTACGGCTTCGTCGAGAACACCCTCGGCGAGGACGGCGACCCGCTGGACGCGCTGGTCATCCTGGACGAGCCGACCTTCCCCGGTTGCCTCATCAAGTGCCGTGCCATCGGCATGTTCCGGATGACCGACGAGGCGGGCGGCGACGACAAGCTGCTCTGCGTCCCGGCGTCCGACCCGCGCGTGGAGCACCTGCGCGACATCCACCACGTGTCGGAGTTCGACCGCCTGGAGATCCAGCACTTCTTCGAGGTCTACAAGGACCTGGAGCCGGGCAAGTCCGTCGAGGGCGCCGACTGGGTCGGCCGCGCCGAGGCGGAGGCCGAGATCGAGGCCTCCTACAAGCGTCTTGAGGCGCAGGGCGGCGCGCACTGA
- the folE gene encoding GTP cyclohydrolase I FolE — MTDPVTLDGQGSIGEFDEKRAEAAVRELLLAVGEDPDREGLRETPGRVARAYKEIFAGLYQQPEDVLTTTFDLGHDEMVLVKDIEVFSTCEHHLVPFRGVAHVGYIPASTGKITGLSKLARLVDVYARRPQVQERLTTQIAESLMSILEPRGVIVVVECEHMCMSMRGIRKPGAKTLTSAVRGQLRDPATRAEAMSLIMAR, encoded by the coding sequence ATGACCGACCCGGTGACGCTGGACGGCCAGGGTTCGATCGGTGAATTCGACGAGAAGCGGGCCGAGGCAGCCGTACGCGAGCTGCTGCTCGCCGTCGGAGAGGACCCGGACCGCGAGGGCCTGCGCGAGACGCCGGGGCGGGTGGCGCGGGCCTACAAGGAGATATTCGCGGGCCTCTACCAGCAGCCCGAGGACGTCCTGACGACCACATTCGACCTGGGTCACGACGAGATGGTGCTGGTCAAGGACATCGAGGTGTTCTCGACCTGTGAACATCATCTGGTGCCGTTCAGGGGCGTCGCGCACGTCGGCTACATCCCCGCCTCCACCGGCAAGATCACCGGCCTGTCCAAGCTGGCCCGGCTGGTCGACGTATACGCCCGCCGCCCGCAGGTCCAGGAGCGGCTGACGACCCAGATCGCCGAGTCCCTCATGTCGATACTGGAGCCGCGCGGCGTCATCGTCGTCGTCGAGTGCGAGCACATGTGCATGTCGATGCGCGGGATCCGCAAGCCGGGCGCGAAGACCCTGACCTCCGCGGTGCGCGGCCAGCTCCGCGACCCCGCGACCCGCGCCGAGGCGATGAGTCTCATCATGGCGCGCTGA